The genomic DNA GCGCACTGGACGCTGGAGAGCAACGGCGGCAGCTCGCCTTGGTTCTTTCATCCGGGCGAGCGGCGGCTGGAGGGTGTGCGTTGCACGCATCAGCTGAGTCCATGGCTGAACGACTATGGCTATGCGACGTTTCTGCCGGTGAGCGGTGCGGGTAAGGCTGCGATGCAGTCGAAGGGCACGTCGTGGCGGCCGGAGGAGGCGACGTTGTCTCCTGCGGAGATGGGGATCGATCTGCTGCGGTATCGCTCGCGGATGGAGCTGGCGCCGACGGCGCATGGCGCGGTGATGCAGGTCACGTATGCTGCGGGAGATGACGGCGATCCCATTCCTGCGGGCAAGGATGCGGGGCTGGCGATCGACATGCCGGGCGGACAGCATGCGGAGATGGCGCTCGATGCCTCGAGCGGTCTGCTGCGTGCGAGCAACAGCTATGGCAACGGCGGGTTGCCGCAAAACTTTCGCGCGTATTACGTCGTTGAGTTTGTGGGCGTGGCGGCGAGCGAGTTGAAGCTCGAAGTGAGCGAGGTGAAGTCGCATCGCGTGGCGGTGGTGCGTTATCCCGCGAAGCCTGGCGTGGCGCAGGAGATTCGCATCGGTCACTCGTTCATCTCGTATGAGCAGGCGGAGCGGAATCTTAAGAAGGAGCTTTCGTTCGGCTTCCGCGAGGTGCGGCGGCTGGCGCGTGCGGTGTGGGAAGAGCATCTGAACCGCGCGAAGATCGAGGGCGGCACGCTGGATCAGCGGCGGACGTTCTACTCGTGCATGTATCGCGCGATGCTGTTTCCGCGCATGTTCTATGAGATGGATGCGAACGGCAAGCCGGTGCACTACAGCGCGTTCAACGGCAAGGTCGAGCCGGGCGTGATGTATGCGGACCACGGCTATTGGGATGTGTATCGCGCGTGGTATCCGTGGATGTCGGTGATGTTCCCGGAGCGATTGGGCGAGATCCTGGAGTCGTGGGTGAATGCGTATCGCGAGGGCGGATGGATGCCGCAGTTCCCTGCCCCGGGCTATCGCGCGTGCATGACGGGAAGTTTGATCGACGCGGTATTTGCCGATGGCGTGGTGAAGGATGTTCCGGGGTTCGACGTGGAGACGGCGTACCAGGGACTGAAGAAGCATGCGACGGAGCCGGGCAATGCGGACAAGGGGTATGGACGGCGCGGCGTCGAGACGTACATGAAGCTGGGCTATGTGCCGGAGGATGAGGTGCACGAGTCTGCCGCGGAGACGGTGGATGCGGCGTTCGGCGACTTCTGCCTCTCGCAGATTGCGGAGAAGCTGGGCCACACGGAGGATGCGGCGATGTTCCGCAAGCGTGCGGAGAACTGGCGCAACCTGTTCGACAAGGATTCGAAGTTTCTGCGCGGCAAGAATGCGGATGGCAGCTGGGTGACATTCGACGGCGAGCCGTTCAACCCGGTGCGCTGGGGTTCCCCGTACGTGGAGGGCGCGGGATGGCAGCATCGCTTCGACGTGCCGCACGAGCCGGAGAAGCTGTTTGAGGCGATGGGCGGCGATGCGTATGTTGCAGCAGAGCTGGAGAAGATGATCACGATGCCGGCGACGTTCGACACGGGCGCGTACGGCATGGAGATTCACGAGATCTCGGAGATGGCGGCGCGTCACTTCGGGCAGTATGCGCACAACAATCAGCCGGTGCACCACATCCTTTATCTCGCCGCGCTGGCGGGCAAGCCGGAGCGCACGCGGTACTGGGTGCGACGCGTGATGGAGGATCTGTACTCGCCGGACGAGTTCGCGGGCGACGAGGATACGGGCTCGATGGCGGCGTGGTTTTTGATGAGTGCGGCGGGCTTCTACTCGGTGTGCCCGGGCAAGCCGGAGTATGTGCTGGGCGCGCCGTTCTTCGACAGGATGACGCTGACGCTGAGCGGCGGCAAGAAGCTGGTGATTACGCGCAAGGGCGACAAGGGCGTGCTGAAGATGAACGGCAAGGCGCATACGGGCGTGGTGATCGCGCACAAGGATGTGGTTGCCGGGGGCACGCTGGAGTTCGCGTAGAGACCGGTCTAAGAGCTGGGCTCCGCGTGCATGGATTGTGCGCGGAGTCACTTCCGGAACTCAAAGAGATATTTCAAGGTATCGCAACGATGCGGATGCAGCGTCGCGGAGGAGTGTGTGCACCCAAGACCGGATGCGCTGGATGCTTCTCCTGTTGAGTGTTGCTGCAATAACGTGATCTCGGAAGACCTGAAGATCCCGAGCGATGCGAATATGGCGAAGTATGTCGACAAGTCGAAGATCCCGAGCGATGCGAATATGGCGTTCTATCGCGCGCATAAGGATGAGATTGTCGAGATGATGAAGAAGAGCGACGACTAAGGCGACGGCC from Acidobacteriaceae bacterium includes the following:
- a CDS encoding GH92 family glycosyl hydrolase, with the protein product MGTNRRSFLKGVAVSAAGAVSAAAGVEAEAQSLRDGVKAAEAHAAAGGGASQSPLEMVNILQGTASTYLFSRGNTLPIAAVPFGMAHWTLESNGGSSPWFFHPGERRLEGVRCTHQLSPWLNDYGYATFLPVSGAGKAAMQSKGTSWRPEEATLSPAEMGIDLLRYRSRMELAPTAHGAVMQVTYAAGDDGDPIPAGKDAGLAIDMPGGQHAEMALDASSGLLRASNSYGNGGLPQNFRAYYVVEFVGVAASELKLEVSEVKSHRVAVVRYPAKPGVAQEIRIGHSFISYEQAERNLKKELSFGFREVRRLARAVWEEHLNRAKIEGGTLDQRRTFYSCMYRAMLFPRMFYEMDANGKPVHYSAFNGKVEPGVMYADHGYWDVYRAWYPWMSVMFPERLGEILESWVNAYREGGWMPQFPAPGYRACMTGSLIDAVFADGVVKDVPGFDVETAYQGLKKHATEPGNADKGYGRRGVETYMKLGYVPEDEVHESAAETVDAAFGDFCLSQIAEKLGHTEDAAMFRKRAENWRNLFDKDSKFLRGKNADGSWVTFDGEPFNPVRWGSPYVEGAGWQHRFDVPHEPEKLFEAMGGDAYVAAELEKMITMPATFDTGAYGMEIHEISEMAARHFGQYAHNNQPVHHILYLAALAGKPERTRYWVRRVMEDLYSPDEFAGDEDTGSMAAWFLMSAAGFYSVCPGKPEYVLGAPFFDRMTLTLSGGKKLVITRKGDKGVLKMNGKAHTGVVIAHKDVVAGGTLEFA